The DNA sequence accctaggtgagaaacattattcgctccgcatcagtgcccctttaaaccaTATCAACTTAGTTAAGCTATTTGAATAATCCTAGCGAGTTTGATGTCAAAGGAATATCACCAGAATGTTAAGCATTACAAATTTCATCAGTCTGCATTTGTTCTTCGTCATCTAACTAATGGGAATGATGGTGGTGCTCAAGTTCAGCTagctaaacgtcgtgttcctgccAAGGCATACACAGACGTTTAGCGTCCCCAACCCTGGCAATTTATACTGGGAAGGTTTTTGACTGCAGAAACACTGAAAAACGAAGCATCACATGTATATTTGTACACGGATCGAAAGATTTATCctttaggtacaaaatccgATTGCTGTCTTACCTTGAaaaaatttattttaaattcAACACCATTATATTCATCCCCTCCCCGTATTTTCCTCAGTCGGATGCAGCCATTTTGCCTAGTGACGTCACAAGGTCGTGTGTACCAGTTGGGTTTGTTAAAACTGGGATCGACAGGCAAACGAAAGAAAGCAGGTTTTGAATACTAACAATAAATGCACGAACCGGTTTGGTATCGGACGGGAGTCGATTTTGTACATGCTTCAAATGGGCTAAGTTGAAATATTAATGTCCCTTTTGAtgattaataaatatataataacaaATTACCAATGTTTGCATTTTATATTTTCCTTTTTGACTGTGTAAAGATATTATTTCATACTGTTAAAACAACATCCTACTGTCTCACCAACGTTTTCCATCCCTTTTTACACATTGACTTAATTTTGTTCTTACTGTTTTGACGAAGTGTTTTTGGTACGTATACTTTCTCTTCTTACCTGTAACGTTTTCAGAATATTTAAGATGTTGATACATTCCAAGTCGGTTTTCACAGTGCACACTCTTTTAAAAGACAATTCAGTCCTCATGTAATGAAAGTAAATTTCAAAACTTCTTGAGAAAGAATAATTCCACAGACATACCATCCACATGATTGAATAACACAACCTATTCATGGTGTGTGAGAAGTGATTGGAAAGCTTTAATCTGACCTCTCCAAATGGCAATTAATTTGTCCAGCACTGGTGTTGTACGAAAGATATTAAAGCTATACAATTCCACTTAAATTTCTACTCCACATCTATACTTAGAAAGAATTAATGGTTATGAACCTAACAAATGATGATATTGATATTAATCTCATTTTACATGGCAATGCAGGTCACTTAATTACTGAGAATtagaatgttttcaaatgtgtacATATCTGTACCTTTCAAACAAAACGCTTTCTTATTTAACATCTGTTGTACATGTCCTATCCTCTGTCTCTTGCGTATGTTGTAAGATGAATTTGCAATTATCGGGAGAGGGCTTttctaagttggataacttgtgcccaatccttttcttaatgaataaataatgttTAAATCAAATCAACGATGATATGTGCTCTGTATGTAAAACTGACCAGGAACACTTGTGAAtgtgaatatgtaaaacaattttgGGAGAGTCTGGATGCCCACATTAATATAGAAATAACTTTGGATACCAATGCAGTTCCTTTTGGCTATCCAGGCCAACATAACCTGTTGTATCACTTAATCCTACTGAGCAAAAGGCATGTTTTTTATGCCATCTAAAGGGCAATGCCTTATCGTTTAATAAGGTTATTGCATGTAAgagcaacaaaaacaaaaggcctccacttgcacaaagattAATCATAGATTTTATATATAGTATTTTCTTTCAGCCATAGTCACTTCTCAGTGTTAACAATGTTCATACCCTGAACTTCGCAGCTCAAACATACCTTACATTCTTAGTCATATAAATTATGTATGATTGTTGTAGACCAATCTGTCCCAATGAAGATGTTATTAATTACAACATGGAAAACTTTATAGCATAAATAATAGACAACTTCTCAGTTTAAATTTAATTTATCTGTGGAAAAGTAGTTAATATAGCTTTAAGTTGAAAAGTACATGAACTTAGGAAGTCTGTTGAGTTTGTAAACAGTTGCAACCATGATTCTCTAAGGAACTTTTATATGCTGTGTACATTTAAACACTGTGCAAACCGACTTGGAATGTTGCAGCATCTTAAATATTCTGCAGTCAAAAACCTTGCCAGTAAAAATCACCGGGAAAGTGCTCCTCATAAAATAGGGTTGGGGACGCTAAACGTCGGTGTATGCCTTGGCAGGAACACGAAgtttagctagctgaactaGTGGTGCTCTAGAAAAATTTTTGCCAGTTTTCTATGATTTTGAATCCTGATGTTTGTTGAAGTAAAGGAGAGTAAGTAACATTCGTTTATGATTTTACAGACACATATGTAAAAATTTATAACCTACAAAAATGAGAAATTCTTAGATATGTGTTATTCCAGTACCAACAAATAAAAGTTAATTGATATTGTACACTTTAAATATTCCTGTTTGGATGcctgtttggattgtttcactACGGACATTTGTTGTTGAAAGCTATCACAAGGGTCAGACTTTGTGATGTAATCTCACAATTATTTTACATAGTATTGTATACAATTAATAGGTATACACTTTGCtgtttttgtcattgaataacaaTGGGAAATTTTGTTCTGAATGATAGTATTTTTAATTTAAACCATAAACATAATCACAAAACTTATTTCTTTACCCAATATGCTGGTTCTCAGAAAAAATATCGCTAaacatatcatttgaaaagctcagtgtaagtaaacttagtctcagtgtatttcgttacactccatctCTGAgttcacgtcaggtaacctttgagggTCCAATGACTGCGCAATCAAACGTGAGatggttaaacagatttaaccagtcagacaacagctactatttagggatcggagggactttcaaaatattcacatcAATGACTCCGATATCTCCACAAGCAAacatccgcatataacacaattatttgacctgcagtatatacgctttgggttttcttttgacatggttaccattagctggtatttccacaagatagcatccttgaatattgcccaaaccaCTATTTTCAACGGCTGTTTACTTgccattgtcatggttgtacgtacgctgtgtgcatcacctggaagtgaGCATattctaaatagcatttggaatcgttcgtttacgaaccttttcaagataaaaagttcaaaaggtatgtgtgcatgtgcacTTTCGacatttggtaagctgtgttctcattggtcaatctcaaaggttacctgacacaacctcccataaggttttgttcgACTCAGTAGTTGAGtttaatgaaaagtactgaggacaagtttacttagactgttaaAAAGCTTGTGCAGTTCTAGCAAATACTGACAGAATTGTCTAAAAAATTTTCAGAGGAAACCAGCTGTGAGTTTGGCTCAAGCAAGTACTATGCCCTTTGTGGGTTTGGAGGCATCTTGAGCTGTGGTATCACACATACAGCTGTTGTGCCACTGGACTTGGTGAAATGCAGAATTCAGGTGGACCCAGAGAAATATGGAAGCATCTTCAAAGGATTCCGTGTCACAATGGCAGAAGGAGGAATGAGGGCCCTTGGAAAAGGATGGGCACCAACATTTATAGGATATTCCATGCAAGGACTCTGCAAATTTGGCTTTTatgaagttttcaaaatattctacGCCGGACTCTTGGGAGAGGTAATCAGTTGCATGTATTATTACTGTTAATTGCCTTCAAGAATAGCTTCTGTAAAGTAAAAGAAGCAAGCTAGGTTGATATGTGTGAATTTGTTCCTTTTCTTAGTAAACCATCCCTTATGAATATTATGAATTTAAGAAGTCCATTCAATGCATTGATATGCTCCACTGATGGAGTAAATGTCTTCCAAAGTACAGTATGTTGAGGGAAAGCTTTGAAAATGAACATCAGACTTGAAGTATTCTACTGCTTTGCTTGTTTCATCCTGGGGATGTTTTCATCTTGCAGGAAAATACCTACTTGTGGCGTACTTCCTTGTATCTGGCTGCTAGTGCATCGGCGGAATTCTTTGCTGACATTGCTCTCTGCCCCATGGAAGCAGTGAAGGTCAGGATTCAGACTCAGCCAGGATGGAGCAACACACTGAGAGAAGGTTTCCCACGTATTCTCCGGGAAGAAGGTGCTACTGGGTAAGGATTGGGATTGAGTGTTCAGTCATTAAGATGCGAGGGAATTCATTTCTTAATCAAAACAGTTACTGAAATCTGTTATTGTCACAAAGTTTTTTTATTTCTGTCTTCTTTCAATAGAAGTGAGTGATGAAAATGTGAGAGAAAATGTCCGAGCAGTTTGTGTCATTTGTAAGCCTTATGTATCTTTGTTTGGAAATAATCAGCAGATGGGTAAATATGTATGATGATCTGAACTGTCCAGTTGTTTTGCTTCACCAATGTTATTGTCATGCAGTGAACTCATTTGTATTGTCATGAAAAGAGCACCTTTTGAGACACTTTTTGCAGTTTAGAAAAAGGAATATACCTAACAATGTTACAGTGTAGTAAGTTCATTTAGAATTTTCCAGGAATTGTATACAACTACAATGAAAATTAACACGACTACTGTCCTAATGTGCATGGTCATTCATGGGTGTAGTTGGTCCATGTAAGCATGTAAGTTGACAAGTGAACATATCAAGGTTCATATttttttgtacaatgccctagggcaaaatatcactttatggTAATGTGACGTTATGAaaaatgccatgacgtcacggtTCTTCTGTGACATTGCGTTGTACATGTGGAGACATCGGGTAACCAGCCCGAGTTTGAAAGtatatttgggtttattttccccAGTTTGACGACTTCAGTAATATACAGAATATTACATTCGTGCCCATAACCTACTATATTTATGACACTCATGCCTAAATACCAACAATTAGGCACTCATGtagtaaacatagtatgacatgggcactcttATATCCTCTAAATTCACTCCACTGTCGTAACAACAATAATAAACGCAGGTCTTGTCAATCTTCGCTTGGCTACCATCTGAGTTTGTTTTAAGTGAACATCGAGACGTGtatcagtgagtgtgtgtgtacatagGCTTGACTGTGACACACAGGTGTTTGAATAGCGAGGCGACAGCTGCTCAGAGGTGAATGAAGCATAGATCTCGACAGTTCTCTCGAGTTGCCTTGCTACCATAATAGATTGAAGGTGTTCAGTACTGTTTTAGGACACATCACAAATCTTTGTGTTGTTTGAACTTATctcttttcttattttttttaaaaattttgtttgtttaatgtagATGGTTTTGTTATGACAGTGTTCACTCTTTTTTTCAGGCTCTACAAAGGTCTTGTGCCACTGTGGGCCCGACAGATCCCATACACCATGATGAAGTTTGCCTGCTTCGAGCGTACAGTAGAAGCTTTGTACAAATACGTTGTTCCTAAGCCAAGAGCTGAATGTTCCAAAGCTGAACAGCTTGTTGTGACATTTGCTGCTGGTTATATTGGTGAGCTACTTTTGATTTTAAATACAGTGAACTATGTTTATGGTGAAGAAAACTTGTTACAAACTGACAGATAgctttctttatttcttgtccAGTCCTCTGGCTGTATTACTGTGTGAAATGTGTATAATGTAGCCCTAAGGAGGTAGTTATCACTTTAGTTAACTGTAGCACTTTTCCAAATTGGAAATCAGGGCTCAAGATAGTGGCTGTATCGACATATATacagataaaaaatatgcacaatATGTAGGAAATAATGTAGCAGATAAGCACCACAGCGATGGAATCTTGGAATCATTTGTAGATGTATTTATCTGgaaatgcattgttttatttttgttaatggacctgtttacacaagagtagcaatgttgtggtgcatgtaTGAAACTAAACACAAGATTACTGGTGCTCTGTTAAATTCCATGCAGTACACTGAATGTACATACACTTGATGTTTCAGGATCACAAGGAGTCTTGGGAAATTGAATAACTTGATTATGAAGGGATAGTAAAGTTAGATAGATGTCGTTATTTTCTCCCGTTGTAGTGTTATATCTCATTTTTCAGCTGGTGTCTTCTGTGCCATCGTTTCCCACCCTGCTGACACAATCGTGTCCAAGCTCAATCAGGATGCAGGGAGCAACTTTGTTGATGCTGCAAAGAAACTTGGATTAGGAGGTAAGGGATTAGGCAGAATAGGTTTACAGTACTTCAGTTGTAAGAACTGACGGTTGAGTGGATATGGTGTTGCTTTTTGATTGGGTTGTTGCTAGGCAATCAAGGATTATTACTCATGCTGCCAAAACGCATTGGTGGTCAAGGTAAAATATTCTTTACTTGTTTATATAATATTCACAATCTGCTATTGCTGCTTATGGTCTTATGACGTGACTGTTGATTCTCAGATACAGCTTTGTTGAAATTTTGAACATTAAAATGTGTTATATTCAGTGTACATGCTGAAGTGATACGCTTCTTAGATCATTGAGGGTACAGTGTGCTACATGCTTGTGTTGTCAGGCTTAATCAAAGGAACTTGTATCGTTATGGTTGACATGCCCATTACTTATCATTTATGTGTGTAATGATCTATTTTATTCACTCTCGTTGGTGATGTTTTGCTAGTGGGCAGTACAACTATGTATATACTTGTATTGACTTCATCCTGTATAACACTATATTCAGAGAGCAAGGTGTAGTAAGTTGTGTAATTTTGGTTTATACGCCCATTACTTATCATTTGTGTGTAATGATCTATTATATTCACAATCATCAGTGATTTTTTTGCTTGTGGCAAGTACAGTTATGTTTGACTTGTACGTACAGATTAATTAAAAATTCGAAACAAAATAGGAAAATAATTCTGAGACAAAGCTAAATTTGCACACTCCTTAGATCCACTCTCGGGGCAGTGTGCTACAGGCTCATGTGTAGTATCGGACCCAGCAACCTTGTGTTGTTCAGTCGAGAGTGCTTGAGTCATTGGTGTGCTAGATTAGTATACCTGACATGACAGACTTTAGATCTGGACTAGGCAGACAGTCATGTCTGTCTGTGCCATGATAGGGCTGTCACTTCGGACACTATCAGCTATTTCATTGTTAGTACGTCGAGATTTCAAATATCTGGAGAATACCTTCTTTGAGTAGCAATTAGAAGTTGGTTGAAGAAGGGGATATAACAGTGTTAGCagtgctgaaacattgcttacATTAATATTGAAGAAGTTGGATATCCGTAGTACGTTAAAATTTGTTCACCTGGACAAAAACATGCATTTGACATTTGAAGACAAAACAAATCTCTAAATGCTGATAAAATTATAATAGTCAAACCCATCTTTTAAAACGTTTGCAGCCACCAACTCAGTGATGGTGAAGTGGTTGGTGAGCTGGTAATTGCATTTCTGTAACAGTTAACAGGCAAACATCATTGAAAAGCATGGATCACTGTGTTTATCAGATATTTTCCTGATGTGTCTGGGGtggaatattgatcttcagcagcttatgcttgtcttaagagctGGCTAATGGTCAGGCTCTCCAGCTCGTTTGACctctgtcatcggttcccagttgtgcagattgatgcccatgctgtcgatcacttgattgtctggtccactcaattatttacagactccatatagctggaatattgctgagcatggtgtaaaactaaacgcactcttTCACTCCGGGTACATGAACTCTTATCAATACTATTTTGTCAGGTATGTGGAAGGGCCTGTTCCCCAGAATCATCATGATCGGCACACTGACAGCCCTGCAGTGGTTCATCTACGACTCAGTCAAGGTGTACTTCCGCTTGCCACGCCCCCCACCACCAGAGATGCCTGAGTCACTGAAGCGTAAGCTGGGAATTACCCAGTGATGATGGCTGCACTTTAGAATGAGAACTTGGACATCTAGAAGATCTGTTTACTGAACACACAATAGATACATATTGATAATGCAGTtggttttttttccaggctggAAACTGTTTATTCCATGTCTTGatcttcaaaaatattttgttgttaatctACTTCATGGCTTTGATTGTAATGGGGTCATGAGTTTGGTCATCTTGAGAATGTGTGCCACTTGAAGGGGAACATGATACTTAGCCATATTGACACAATGTACAGTGTGAATATTTATGAGGAATCATCTAGCATTACGATGCAAgagtgaataaaaaatattaaatcttAGACGTTTTTGGTTCTCTGATTCTGTGAGATCTCGTAGCTCACTTTGCATTAAGGGAGACACATGCTAGCTTTGTGGAATAATAGTAAGTTGTATAATCCTGCAGTTAAGAGCAATGCAATCTGAAAAACGAATGCAAATTCTATAAACGATGATTAACTTTGTTCTCATGCACAGATGTTTcctgtaaatgttttcaaatagtTGGCCAATAAAGATCTggtttttcagcaacccatgctagttgTGGGAGTTGagtaacaggatcgagtggtcataCTCAAAATTGCGTAGACTGATGtccatgctggtgatcactggtttgtctggtctagacttgattatttagactGCCGCcctatagccggaatattgctgagtgctaaaTAACAAACTTTCATATTATCACAACAACCAATAAAATATCAGAAATAGAAGTTTATTGACTTGTGATATAAAAATTACAAAATGGTGTAAGTCTGCTTTGGATATTCTACTTTTCATCACTAAATGTCATTAGTTAGATGCAGTTgagcagttgtctcccctggcaGGGAGGTGACTGGTCTACCTGAATAGTGTGGGAATTATGCATGTAATAACTGAGACAACTAGCAAATGAACATGACAAGCCAATGCTCATGACTGATATTGAAATATGACATAAAACTAAGTCCTGATCCTCAAtgccaaaatacatttttcaaaatgatatCAAAACAGGATTAGAATTACATACTGCTCATTATTTTGAAAGTGTTCTGGCACTTTGGCAACTTATAGGCACTAAACTGCTGTAGAGGATGATGGTATAGTACTACTTGTATTTGTTTGATTGATAAAATATTACCAGGAACTTATCCCGTCCAAGATTTTGTATCAGTTGTTAATATTGTTTGGcataatatctttgaaaatcaaATTGAAACCTCAGATCttacacacacaatacaagaaccaatgccctaaaatgcatATATGAATCGCTAACTGACAACAGATTGCTAGGAGCCTGACATGGGGAAATTAGCAGACTTCagcatgaatattgttttctacCTTTATATAAGTGAAATGCCTACTGGTCTAGTGTATTCTACATGGCATAAATATACACGCTGTACAGAGTATTGGTTCACACAGCACCTTTGTTACCAGTTTTGTTACCAGctggattacctcccttgccttGACAGACAAACCTTGGCTATTTCCCTTGTGAGGGCAGATACCACTATCTCTTAATTATTATATGATGCAACATCAAAATAGTTTTGTCATCTCTCCAGATATGAAAATAACAGTGACTAAGTTACGGgcaaaaagggagaatataccAACATTTAATATTCCAAAATTGACTGGTGAAAACACGATCTCAGACACCTGCACTTGTCCTCGAAGCAGAATCCTTACACAGGTAAACTTTAGGTAAAGCAAGGTTGATAATCCAGCTGGAAGGGAAGGATATAGGTACTATTTCTTAACGACTGAATGATATTTGCTAATGAATATCAACAGATCATTGTCAAAGCTGAGCAAAGTGATTGAATCATGAATGTTTTTGGTACTTTTTCTTATGAAATAATgattatatcaaaatatatctaccattaacattgaaaagattatcTAAAATATCAgatcatttttaaaaaacaagTTTACATCAACTGGCAAACATTCATGGTCAAGTGATTAACTTTGACAAAATCACGAACGAAAATTGCCATTATCAAAACTGATTAAAAACAGACATGTCTACAGGACTGGGTAggtatatacaatacaaaaatacaatttCACATACAAAGATATAAAATGGAGTAAAATCACATGATGTCAAACATTAAATAAAGTACAGAGACCAGCGGACGACTGCATGCAGGAAATCTAGTCTACACTAGGggtggaagggaggtaactctttctTCCATCACTGGAATCAAGATCATCCCATACTGACGCAATCAGTTCTGTTGACAAGTAAGGACGATGGTTCTCCAGGGTTTAAACATTGGAAGCCTGATGAAGACAATCGCATCCTTGTATTGTTCCTTAAGGGTGAATTTACTTTGACAGATAACACCCTGTTGGTCAGCTATTGAGAAACAAGCATGACTTACGAGAAACTGAGTGACACAGATTGGTAAATGATACAATTAACAGTTACGATAATATTTTGATTTCTCTTGTATTTTGTCCAAGTACTCCTGCATCCGTCTGTTCAGCTCGTCAATCATGTCTGACAGCTCATTCAGGGTCTTGTTATTTTCCTCAAAATCTGTCTGCAttcctgaaaacaaaaaaagagaGCAAGTTTTGTTTTACTGTGCTTTCAACgttattcaagcaatatcatggagggggaCGGCAGAAATACGGGATAATGTGTCTTCcgcgtgacaagtgaatgcttcaaccactgggctattcCACTGTTTCTTGCATTATAGAACTACCTTGTTTCTTAAGTCAAGTGGTGTAGAGAAGTCAGATCTTATAGACAGGGACTATATTTCATATCTAACTAAATGTTCTCAAAGTGGCTCAGAGGATGTACAATGAAGCTATTTCTATCATTGTCTTAATCATGAAGTGTAAATGCACTGATCAAAATTCCTCAGATCCTAATACCCTTCAGATATTGGGGCATTTGGCCAGACGAATTAGTTCTAACATCAGCTTAAAGACAACTACTTTCAAACTCTGTTAAAACACACACCATTATGATTTATCAGATTTGTACCACAAAACATGCTTCATGAGTGATTGAGCGAGCACGACAgctttgttatgttttgtgaatctttcaacaatattccattgaTCAGGCATTCTCTTCAAAACACAAACCATGAAAGTTTTGCAGTCATTTGGCAAAGATAACCCAATTGAATTAATAGTGAGCAATTGAACATGGTTTTGCACCGCTTTTcagaatattccagcattatcacagctgagcacaccagaaatggggaaGAAAAGCCGGGTCTTTGCAGTAACGAGCAAACattttacccactaggctatcctactGCCCCTTGTGCTTTATGTGAGACATTTGTTTGACTTACGCTGCAAGTTCTGATATTTCTCCTGTGTGCCAGCAGCCAGTTCATCTGCTCTCTTCTTCAGCCGCATTGCACGCTCATGTGCATCAGATGTCATGTTGTACTTATTGTTCAAGCGACCAGCTGCACTTTGATATTTGTTGTCAAGGGCATTTGCAACCTGAAACAATGCCAATACAGTTATTTACAAGCTCACAGAGGACATCTGGACAGAGGTTTCTTATGATAACATATATATCTTACTGACACTATATTGTGGCACCCTGTGCAGCAATgctctgttaccatggttactgagTGTATACTGTGGAAACTGATGCAACAACgctgtgttaccatggttactaagTGTACACTGTGGAAACCGATGCAACAATGCTGTGTTACCATGCTTACTGAGTGTATCCTGTGGAAACTGATGCAACAATGCTGCGCTGCCATGGTTACTGGGTGCATCCTGTGGAATCTGATGCAACAATGCCGTGCAACCATGTTTACTGAGTCTATACTGTCGTACCTCATACACAAATTACATGTCATGGTTACTGAGTGTACACTACAAATAactcatacaaaaacaatgtgttACCACAGTTTCTGAATACGCTGAGCACACACCGTGGAACCTGATGCAAAAATCCTGTGTAACCATGGCTACAAAGACTTTGTTCCAGCATGCCTCCGAATACATACCCTCTCTGCCTGGTTGGCAAGATCTGTGGCGTCTCTGGAGGCCCTCTCTGCTTCTTCTACTTCAAACTTGTTCTGGTTGTACTTCTTACGGAGATCACTCAGACGTGCCTTGAGTCTGTCCAAGATAACCTTACTCCTGTTGGATGTATCTGTTGCTGACGTTGTTTCCGACTCAATCTAGAAAACACAACATTATTTcttacaatgagtgagtgagcatggtttcacactgcttttagcaatatcccagcaatatcatggcggggacaccagaa is a window from the Haliotis asinina isolate JCU_RB_2024 chromosome 9, JCU_Hal_asi_v2, whole genome shotgun sequence genome containing:
- the LOC137295970 gene encoding solute carrier family 25 member 3-like, with amino-acid sequence MFKSFLSSAQSGTFNNPFHAKCEGLKVNDDRTIAAASTEETSCEFGSSKYYALCGFGGILSCGITHTAVVPLDLVKCRIQVDPEKYGSIFKGFRVTMAEGGMRALGKGWAPTFIGYSMQGLCKFGFYEVFKIFYAGLLGEENTYLWRTSLYLAASASAEFFADIALCPMEAVKVRIQTQPGWSNTLREGFPRILREEGATGLYKGLVPLWARQIPYTMMKFACFERTVEALYKYVVPKPRAECSKAEQLVVTFAAGYIAGVFCAIVSHPADTIVSKLNQDAGSNFVDAAKKLGLGGMWKGLFPRIIMIGTLTALQWFIYDSVKVYFRLPRPPPPEMPESLKRKLGITQ